The following are encoded together in the Vibrio splendidus genome:
- the acpS gene encoding holo-ACP synthase — MAVVGLGTDIAEIERVEKALSRSGDAFAQRILTDSEFEVFQQLKQKGRYLAKRFAAKEAASKALGTGIALGVTFHDFEISNDEHGKPVLSLHKKAREIAEASGTKSIHLTISDERHYAVATVLLES; from the coding sequence ATGGCTGTTGTTGGATTAGGTACAGATATCGCAGAAATCGAACGTGTTGAAAAGGCACTGTCACGAAGTGGCGATGCTTTTGCTCAGCGTATTTTGACCGACTCTGAGTTTGAAGTATTTCAGCAACTGAAGCAAAAAGGGCGTTACCTTGCAAAACGCTTTGCTGCAAAAGAAGCGGCATCTAAGGCGTTGGGCACGGGTATCGCGCTGGGTGTGACCTTTCACGATTTCGAGATTTCAAACGATGAGCATGGCAAGCCAGTTCTAAGCCTACATAAAAAGGCGCGTGAAATCGCAGAAGCGAGTGGTACAAAGTCGATTCATCTGACTATCTCAGATGAGCGCCATTATGCGGTGGCGACGGTACTACTCGAGTCGTAA
- the pdxJ gene encoding pyridoxine 5'-phosphate synthase, producing the protein MSSILLGVNIDHIATLRNARGTKYPDPVHAAEIAERAGADGITIHLREDRRHIVDRDVRILAETIQTRMNLEMAVTDEMVQIALDTNPEFVCLVPEKREELTTEGGLDVVGQLEKIKAATEKLSAAGIKVSLFIDADREQIDAAKACGAPFIELHTGHYADAKTEEDQQDELKKIAAGASYADDLGITVNAGHGLTYHNVAPIAALPEIYELNIGHSIMGRAVFDGLNKAVADMKAVMETARNNA; encoded by the coding sequence ATGAGCTCAATCCTTTTAGGCGTTAATATCGACCATATTGCTACACTACGTAATGCACGTGGTACTAAATACCCAGATCCAGTACACGCAGCTGAAATTGCTGAACGTGCGGGTGCTGACGGCATTACCATTCACCTGCGCGAAGATCGCCGTCATATTGTTGATCGCGATGTACGTATTCTTGCTGAGACAATCCAGACTCGCATGAACTTAGAAATGGCAGTGACGGACGAGATGGTTCAAATTGCACTCGATACTAATCCTGAGTTCGTTTGTCTAGTTCCAGAAAAGCGTGAAGAGCTGACGACGGAAGGCGGCTTGGACGTGGTTGGTCAACTTGAAAAGATCAAAGCAGCGACGGAAAAACTGTCGGCAGCGGGTATCAAAGTATCTCTGTTTATCGATGCAGATCGTGAGCAAATTGATGCAGCAAAAGCGTGTGGCGCACCGTTCATTGAACTGCACACTGGCCATTACGCTGATGCGAAAACAGAAGAAGATCAGCAGGATGAGCTTAAAAAGATTGCTGCAGGCGCAAGCTACGCAGACGATCTTGGTATCACCGTGAATGCTGGTCATGGTCTGACTTATCATAACGTAGCGCCGATTGCGGCACTTCCTGAGATTTACGAGTTGAACATCGGTCACTCGATCATGGGACGCGCAGTCTTTGATGGTTTGAATAAAGCCGTTGCAGACATGAAAGCCGTGATGGAAACAGCACGCAACAACGCTTAG
- the recO gene encoding DNA repair protein RecO, protein MSEGLQRCFVLHRRPYSESSLILDVFSEEYGRVTLMSKGARSKRSNLKGALQPFTPLLLKWSGNGSMKTLRQAEPISLGLPLAGINLYSAMYVNELVGRVLMAEVAMPAFFHDYLHALTELAHNENPEPALRRFELALLSAMGYGVDFLHCAGTGEAIDPSMTYRYREQKGFIASVRRDNLTFMGDELIAISERRFITKEQLKAAKRFTRIALKPYLGGKPLKSRELFMPTIALSRARSIGK, encoded by the coding sequence TTGAGCGAAGGGTTACAGCGATGCTTTGTGTTGCACCGTCGACCATACAGTGAGTCGAGCCTGATTCTGGACGTCTTCAGTGAAGAGTACGGTCGGGTGACGTTGATGTCTAAAGGTGCGCGGAGTAAGCGTTCTAATTTGAAAGGTGCATTGCAACCTTTTACGCCGCTACTGCTTAAGTGGTCTGGCAATGGTTCAATGAAAACGTTACGCCAAGCTGAACCCATCAGCTTGGGGCTTCCTCTTGCCGGTATTAATCTGTATTCCGCTATGTATGTCAATGAGCTAGTTGGCCGTGTGTTGATGGCCGAAGTGGCCATGCCCGCATTTTTTCACGACTATCTTCATGCTTTAACAGAACTCGCTCATAATGAGAACCCTGAGCCAGCGCTACGTCGTTTTGAATTGGCTCTACTTTCCGCTATGGGGTATGGCGTCGACTTTTTGCATTGTGCTGGTACTGGTGAAGCGATCGATCCAAGCATGACTTATCGCTATCGAGAGCAGAAAGGTTTCATCGCTTCTGTACGTCGAGATAACCTGACATTTATGGGCGATGAACTTATCGCAATTAGTGAACGTAGGTTTATCACTAAAGAGCAGTTAAAAGCAGCAAAACGCTTTACACGCATAGCCTTAAAGCCGTATCTTGGCGGCAAACCATTAAAAAGTAGAGAGCTATTTATGCCAACAATAGCCCTCTCTAGAGCACGGAGTATTGGAAAATGA
- the era gene encoding GTPase Era, which produces MSDNNQDFDIDAFFSSDSKKTGLPENQHCGFIAIVGRPNVGKSTLLNHILGQKISITSRKPQTTRHRIMGVETEGDYQAIYVDTPGLHIEEKRAINRLMNRAANSSLSDVNLVFFLVDGTHWTDDDEMVLNKLRKTDFPVVLCINKVDNVQDRTDVMQHMMEVSKKMDFLDVVPISAKQGKNIDVLRKHVRNSLPKATHHFPEEYVTDRSQRFMASEIIREKLMRFTGEELPYSVTVEIERFDYNPDNDGFHINALILVERTGQKKMVIGKAGEKIKTIGREARIDMEELFGRKVYLETWVKVKSGWADDERALRSLGYIDDL; this is translated from the coding sequence ATGTCTGATAACAATCAAGATTTCGATATCGATGCATTCTTTTCATCTGATAGCAAAAAAACGGGCCTACCGGAAAACCAACACTGTGGCTTCATCGCTATCGTGGGTCGACCAAACGTAGGTAAATCGACGCTTCTGAACCATATTTTGGGTCAGAAAATCTCGATCACATCACGTAAACCTCAGACGACACGCCACCGTATTATGGGCGTAGAAACTGAAGGTGATTACCAAGCGATCTACGTTGATACTCCTGGACTTCACATCGAAGAAAAGCGTGCAATCAACCGTTTGATGAACCGTGCGGCGAACAGCTCACTGAGCGATGTGAACCTAGTATTCTTCCTTGTTGACGGTACTCACTGGACTGACGACGATGAAATGGTGCTGAACAAGCTGAGAAAAACAGATTTCCCAGTCGTCCTTTGTATTAACAAAGTAGACAACGTTCAAGACCGTACAGACGTGATGCAACATATGATGGAAGTGTCTAAGAAGATGGACTTCCTTGATGTTGTACCAATCTCGGCGAAGCAAGGTAAGAATATCGATGTACTGCGTAAGCACGTTCGTAACTCTTTACCTAAAGCGACGCATCACTTCCCTGAAGAGTACGTAACGGATCGTTCACAGCGCTTTATGGCCTCTGAAATCATCCGTGAAAAACTGATGCGATTCACAGGCGAAGAGCTACCTTACTCAGTAACGGTTGAAATCGAGCGTTTCGATTACAACCCTGATAACGATGGCTTCCATATCAATGCTTTGATTCTTGTTGAACGTACTGGTCAGAAGAAGATGGTGATTGGTAAAGCGGGTGAGAAGATCAAAACGATTGGTCGTGAAGCTCGTATCGACATGGAAGAACTCTTCGGTCGTAAGGTTTACCTAGAGACTTGGGTTAAAGTTAAGTCTGGTTGGGCTGATGATGAGCGTGCACTTCGCTCGTTAGGCTACATCGACGATCTATAA
- the rnc gene encoding ribonuclease III, with the protein MNSPIDKLERKIGYQFNDADLIHLALTHRSAAGKHNERLEFLGDSILSFVIADDLYHRFPKVNEGDMSRMRATLVRGHTLAELGREFELGDYLKLGPGELKSGGFRRDSILADAVEAIIGAVYLDSDTEVVRRIILSWYQSRLESIQPGVSQKDPKTRLQEFLQGRRNPLPVYTVTNIKGEAHNQEFTVECEVAGVDKPVIGKGTSRRKAEQAAAETALEQLSNV; encoded by the coding sequence ATGAATTCTCCAATTGATAAACTAGAGAGAAAGATTGGCTATCAGTTTAATGATGCCGATCTTATCCATCTGGCGCTGACTCACCGTAGCGCCGCAGGTAAACACAACGAACGTCTTGAGTTTCTGGGCGATTCAATTTTAAGTTTTGTTATCGCTGATGATCTTTACCACCGTTTCCCTAAGGTAAACGAAGGTGATATGAGCCGCATGCGCGCAACATTAGTACGTGGTCATACATTGGCAGAACTAGGTCGTGAATTCGAACTAGGAGATTACTTAAAATTAGGTCCAGGTGAGTTGAAGAGTGGCGGTTTCCGTCGTGATTCTATTCTAGCGGATGCGGTTGAAGCGATCATCGGCGCTGTCTATTTAGATAGTGATACCGAGGTTGTTCGCCGTATTATTTTAAGCTGGTACCAATCTCGCCTAGAGTCTATTCAGCCTGGTGTATCTCAAAAAGATCCTAAAACTCGCTTACAAGAGTTTTTACAAGGTCGAAGAAATCCCCTACCTGTCTACACAGTGACTAATATTAAAGGTGAAGCACACAACCAAGAGTTTACGGTTGAGTGTGAAGTGGCAGGTGTGGATAAACCTGTTATCGGTAAAGGCACTAGCCGCCGCAAGGCAGAACAAGCGGCTGCTGAAACAGCATTAGAGCAACTAAGCAATGTCTGA
- the lepB gene encoding signal peptidase I → MANTFSLILVIVTLVTGIVWALEKFVWAKKRQQKLADVEAQSNGLDAATSAKVTAQPWWVENSVSIFPVIAFVLVLRSFIYEPFQIPSGSMMPTLLVGDFILVEKYAYGLKDPVWRTQLVETGKPERGDSIVFKYPPQPNIDYIKRVVGMPGDTIRYSSNKEVCIQAKGGSSCKPVKLSNVEESQFIQDGVPLIQLNELLGDVEHQILVNPLRRDRVQAYQPRNGVNEWIVPEGQYFVMGDNRDNSADSRYWGFVPEANLVGKAVAIWISFEFERGSDSVLPTWIPTGVRFNRIGGIH, encoded by the coding sequence ATGGCTAATACATTTTCGCTTATTTTAGTGATCGTAACTCTAGTGACCGGCATTGTATGGGCGTTGGAAAAGTTTGTGTGGGCGAAGAAACGCCAACAAAAACTGGCTGACGTTGAAGCACAATCGAATGGCCTAGACGCTGCAACCAGCGCAAAAGTTACGGCTCAGCCTTGGTGGGTTGAGAACAGTGTGTCCATTTTCCCTGTAATTGCATTTGTTTTGGTTTTGCGTTCATTTATTTATGAACCGTTTCAAATCCCATCTGGTTCGATGATGCCAACCCTTTTGGTTGGTGATTTCATCTTAGTAGAGAAGTACGCGTACGGTCTAAAAGACCCGGTATGGCGCACTCAACTAGTCGAAACGGGCAAACCAGAACGTGGTGATTCAATCGTATTCAAATACCCACCTCAGCCGAATATCGACTACATTAAGCGTGTTGTTGGTATGCCGGGTGATACCATTCGCTACAGCAGCAATAAAGAAGTCTGCATTCAAGCGAAGGGTGGCAGTAGCTGTAAACCAGTGAAGTTAAGTAACGTTGAAGAAAGCCAATTTATTCAAGATGGTGTGCCTCTGATTCAGCTGAATGAACTGCTGGGTGATGTGGAGCACCAAATTTTAGTTAACCCATTACGTCGTGATCGTGTGCAAGCATATCAACCTCGCAATGGTGTTAACGAGTGGATCGTTCCAGAAGGCCAATACTTTGTGATGGGTGATAACCGTGACAACAGTGCTGACAGCCGTTACTGGGGCTTTGTCCCTGAAGCAAACCTTGTTGGTAAGGCCGTTGCTATTTGGATCAGCTTCGAATTCGAACGCGGTTCAGACAGTGTACTTCCAACATGGATTCCTACTGGTGTGCGTTTTAATCGCATCGGTGGGATTCACTAA
- the lepA gene encoding translation elongation factor 4 — protein sequence MKHIRNFSIIAHIDHGKSTLSDRLIQVCGGLSEREMAAQVLDSMDIERERGITIKAQSVTLDYKAKDGETYQLNFIDTPGHVDFSYEVSRSLAACEGALLVVDAGQGVEAQTLANCYTAIEMELEVVPILNKIDLPAAEPERVAEEIEEIVGIDAMEATRCSAKTGIGVDDVLENIVTAIPPPEGDPDAPLQALIIDSWFDNYLGVVSLVRIKNGKLKKNDKIKVMSTDQVWGVDRLGIFTPKQIDTTELNTGEVGWVVCGIKDILGAPVGDTLTLAKGGSTERLPGFQKVKPQVYAGLFPVSSDDYENFRDALGKLSLNDASLFYEPESSAALGFGFRCGFLGMLHMEIIQERLEREYDLDLITTAPTVVYEVVKTDGSILYVDSPAKLPATNDVEGIREPIARCNILVPSDYLGNVITLCVEKRGVQVDMVYHGKQVAVTYDLPMAEVVLDFFDRLKSTSRGYASLDYNFQRFEMSNMVRVDVLLNGETVDALAIITHKDIAQSRGRLLVEKMKEFIPRQMFDIAIQAAIGNHIIARSTVKQLRKNVIAKCYGGDISRKKKLLKKQKEGKKRMKQIGNVELPQEAFLAILHVGKD from the coding sequence ATGAAGCACATTCGTAATTTTTCGATTATCGCCCACATCGACCACGGTAAGTCGACCCTTTCTGACCGCTTAATCCAAGTTTGTGGAGGGTTAAGTGAACGTGAGATGGCAGCTCAAGTCCTCGATTCTATGGATATAGAACGCGAGCGTGGTATTACAATTAAAGCGCAGAGTGTGACTTTAGATTACAAAGCGAAAGATGGTGAAACTTACCAACTTAACTTTATCGACACTCCAGGACACGTAGATTTCTCTTACGAAGTATCTCGTTCTCTAGCCGCTTGTGAAGGCGCGCTATTGGTTGTGGATGCTGGTCAAGGTGTTGAAGCACAAACTCTAGCAAACTGTTACACCGCTATCGAAATGGAACTGGAAGTAGTGCCAATCTTGAACAAGATTGACCTACCTGCTGCTGAACCTGAGCGTGTTGCTGAAGAAATCGAAGAGATCGTTGGTATCGATGCGATGGAAGCAACGCGTTGTTCTGCAAAAACCGGTATCGGTGTTGATGACGTTCTTGAAAACATCGTAACAGCTATCCCACCACCGGAAGGTGATCCAGACGCGCCACTACAAGCGTTGATCATTGACTCTTGGTTCGATAACTACTTAGGCGTTGTTTCTTTGGTTCGTATCAAGAACGGTAAGCTGAAGAAGAACGACAAGATTAAAGTAATGTCGACAGACCAAGTTTGGGGTGTTGACCGTTTAGGTATCTTCACACCTAAGCAAATCGACACAACAGAGCTAAATACTGGCGAAGTTGGTTGGGTTGTTTGTGGTATTAAAGACATCCTTGGCGCACCTGTTGGTGATACGTTGACGCTTGCAAAAGGCGGTAGCACAGAACGTCTACCTGGTTTCCAAAAAGTGAAGCCTCAGGTATACGCAGGTCTATTCCCTGTATCGTCTGATGACTACGAAAACTTCCGTGACGCACTAGGCAAATTAAGCCTGAACGATGCATCACTGTTCTACGAACCAGAAAGTTCAGCAGCACTTGGCTTTGGTTTCCGTTGTGGCTTCTTAGGAATGCTTCACATGGAGATCATCCAAGAGCGTTTAGAGCGTGAATACGACCTAGACCTAATCACAACGGCACCAACCGTAGTGTACGAAGTTGTAAAAACGGATGGCAGCATTCTTTACGTTGATAGCCCGGCTAAACTGCCTGCGACTAATGATGTAGAAGGGATTCGTGAGCCTATCGCTCGTTGTAATATCCTTGTACCGTCAGACTACCTAGGTAACGTAATTACCTTATGTGTAGAAAAACGTGGTGTTCAAGTGGATATGGTTTATCACGGTAAGCAAGTTGCTGTGACGTACGACTTGCCAATGGCTGAAGTGGTTCTAGATTTCTTCGACCGTTTGAAATCAACATCTCGTGGCTATGCGTCACTGGATTACAACTTCCAACGTTTTGAAATGTCGAACATGGTTCGTGTAGACGTATTGCTTAATGGCGAAACGGTTGATGCACTAGCAATCATTACGCACAAAGACATTGCACAGTCTCGCGGTCGTCTACTGGTTGAGAAGATGAAAGAATTCATCCCTCGTCAAATGTTTGATATCGCGATTCAAGCAGCGATTGGTAACCACATCATTGCTCGTTCTACAGTGAAACAACTGCGTAAGAACGTAATCGCAAAATGTTACGGTGGTGATATCAGTCGTAAGAAGAAACTTCTTAAGAAACAAAAAGAAGGTAAGAAGCGTATGAAGCAGATCGGTAACGTTGAACTGCCTCAAGAAGCATTCTTAGCGATTCTTCATGTTGGTAAAGACTAG
- a CDS encoding SoxR reducing system RseC family protein, giving the protein MMTALATVSSVEQNGQQYFVQLSCEQQTSCSSCSSQKSCGTGIVTKAVGNKSLFWQLKTKSLVKAGQIVEIGFPEKSLLQSAAIVYLIPLFMLMIGAGFGQLLLQPLLQGGEGIVILSAALFTAGGIALAKRLAKPMEDKSKQEVVLIRILGEPLV; this is encoded by the coding sequence ATGATGACGGCGCTGGCAACCGTTAGCTCGGTTGAACAAAACGGTCAACAATACTTTGTTCAACTGAGCTGCGAACAACAAACCAGTTGCAGCAGCTGCTCGTCTCAAAAAAGCTGCGGAACGGGTATTGTTACCAAGGCCGTTGGCAATAAATCCTTGTTTTGGCAGCTTAAAACCAAAAGTTTAGTTAAAGCCGGACAAATCGTAGAAATTGGCTTTCCAGAAAAAAGCTTACTGCAGTCTGCGGCTATTGTTTACCTCATTCCACTTTTCATGTTGATGATTGGTGCTGGTTTTGGACAACTCTTATTGCAACCCTTACTCCAAGGGGGCGAGGGCATTGTTATCTTAAGTGCAGCGTTGTTTACTGCTGGTGGTATTGCCTTAGCGAAGCGGTTAGCCAAACCAATGGAAGACAAATCTAAGCAAGAAGTCGTCTTGATTCGAATCCTAGGTGAGCCTCTCGTCTAA
- the rseB gene encoding sigma-E factor regulatory protein RseB encodes MKKILVSALTLFSLMSPTAFAEEPTAKALLHQMNEASQHLNYELSYILIKKSSIEPLVYRHAVNDDQQLAHLVYLSGPIREVIRRGDEVSYIEPGTEPFTIQSGSMVAPVIPMINRDIDALNDYYDFVKVGRAREAGSTTQVLRVVPKDGLRYSYVVWVDEKTSLPLRADLLDRDGEVLEQYRTISYVVNDKIAEAMGGLNSAQLPKVLSLPEGLVSETNWQASWIPEGFKSKELSRYPMAATDKMVESQLFSDGLFSFSVYIADKDEHSLKGQLVRQGRRTLHSLVIGDKEISVVGDIPPATAKRIAQSVTFNKPVPAQ; translated from the coding sequence ATGAAGAAAATCCTGGTCAGTGCACTGACACTGTTCAGCTTGATGTCTCCAACAGCCTTTGCAGAGGAACCCACTGCAAAGGCGTTGTTACATCAGATGAACGAGGCCAGTCAGCATCTAAATTACGAACTCTCCTACATTTTGATCAAGAAGAGCAGTATTGAACCTCTTGTTTATCGCCATGCGGTTAACGACGACCAACAACTTGCACACCTTGTTTACTTGAGCGGGCCTATCCGTGAAGTTATTCGACGTGGTGATGAAGTCAGTTATATTGAACCGGGCACAGAACCGTTTACCATTCAATCTGGCAGTATGGTTGCACCTGTTATTCCGATGATTAATCGAGATATTGATGCGCTCAACGACTATTACGATTTCGTTAAAGTTGGTCGTGCTCGTGAAGCTGGAAGTACTACGCAAGTATTGCGCGTGGTGCCGAAAGATGGCCTTCGTTACTCTTACGTCGTTTGGGTAGATGAAAAAACGAGTCTTCCTTTGCGTGCCGATCTGTTGGATCGTGACGGCGAAGTGCTTGAACAGTACCGTACTATCTCTTACGTGGTGAACGATAAGATTGCAGAGGCAATGGGGGGCTTGAATAGCGCTCAACTGCCGAAAGTCTTATCGCTGCCGGAAGGCTTAGTGAGTGAAACTAACTGGCAAGCCTCTTGGATACCTGAAGGGTTTAAGTCAAAAGAGCTTAGTCGTTATCCAATGGCTGCGACCGATAAAATGGTTGAAAGCCAACTTTTCAGTGATGGGTTGTTTAGCTTTTCAGTTTATATCGCCGATAAAGACGAACATTCATTGAAGGGGCAGTTGGTACGACAAGGGCGCAGAACGTTACACAGCTTAGTGATTGGTGACAAAGAGATCTCTGTGGTGGGTGATATTCCGCCAGCAACCGCCAAACGTATTGCCCAATCAGTTACGTTCAATAAACCGGTACCAGCGCAATGA
- a CDS encoding sigma-E factor negative regulatory protein, with the protein MADKEKLSALMDGETIDKALIVDLESDQESMDTWQSYHLIGDVMRGDAPETPEWNIANSVAAALDNEPAHSAMPNLHQVHVEPTVAPIEEQPKPQQAKRQLPAWLQQFGQVAVAACVSLVVVLGVQQYGGSDPAAPEQLPVLQTIPFAGSAEPVSLTRDSVEKPASEANLQEQRKRVHAMLEDYELQLRLNSDASPMQDAHLESDIE; encoded by the coding sequence ATGGCTGATAAAGAAAAGCTTTCGGCACTCATGGATGGTGAAACGATCGATAAAGCTCTCATTGTAGATCTCGAATCTGATCAAGAAAGCATGGATACCTGGCAGAGTTACCATCTAATTGGTGATGTTATGCGTGGGGATGCGCCAGAAACTCCAGAGTGGAACATTGCTAACAGTGTTGCGGCAGCGCTTGATAATGAGCCTGCACATAGTGCAATGCCGAACCTGCACCAAGTGCATGTTGAACCAACTGTTGCTCCAATTGAAGAGCAGCCTAAACCTCAGCAAGCGAAGCGTCAGCTTCCAGCGTGGTTACAACAGTTTGGACAAGTTGCCGTGGCAGCGTGTGTCTCACTAGTCGTTGTACTAGGTGTTCAACAATATGGTGGCAGCGACCCTGCTGCGCCAGAGCAGTTGCCTGTACTCCAGACGATTCCATTTGCGGGTTCTGCGGAACCAGTAAGCTTAACGCGTGACTCTGTTGAGAAGCCAGCATCTGAAGCTAACTTGCAAGAGCAGCGTAAACGTGTTCATGCAATGCTAGAGGATTATGAGCTGCAGCTAAGATTAAACAGTGATGCATCGCCAATGCAAGATGCACATCTAGAATCGGACATTGAATGA
- the rpoE gene encoding RNA polymerase sigma factor RpoE produces the protein MNEQLTDQVLIERVQSGDKQAFNLLVVKYQNKVCNLISRYVNNSGDVPDVAQEAFIKAYRAIPNFRGESAFYTWLYRIAVNTAKNHIVAQSRRPPATDVDAEDAEYYETGSALKEISNPENLTLSNELKQVVFGAIEALPEDLKTAMTLRELEGLSYEEIAEVMDCPVGTVRSRIFRAREAVEKKIKPLLQR, from the coding sequence ATGAACGAGCAGCTAACCGATCAAGTGTTGATTGAGCGAGTTCAGAGTGGAGATAAGCAGGCTTTTAACTTACTAGTGGTTAAGTACCAAAATAAAGTTTGTAATCTTATCTCTCGATACGTGAATAATTCCGGTGATGTACCTGATGTAGCACAAGAAGCTTTTATTAAAGCTTACCGCGCGATACCTAACTTTCGTGGCGAGAGTGCCTTCTATACATGGTTGTACCGAATTGCCGTGAACACCGCTAAAAATCATATCGTTGCCCAGAGCCGTAGGCCGCCAGCAACAGATGTAGATGCAGAAGATGCAGAATATTACGAAACAGGCAGCGCGTTAAAAGAAATATCGAACCCTGAGAACTTAACGCTGTCAAACGAATTGAAACAAGTTGTTTTTGGAGCGATTGAAGCGCTACCAGAAGACTTAAAAACTGCAATGACGTTGCGTGAGCTCGAAGGTTTGAGCTACGAAGAGATTGCAGAAGTAATGGATTGCCCTGTAGGAACCGTACGTTCGCGTATTTTCCGAGCTCGTGAAGCGGTGGAAAAGAAAATTAAGCCTCTTTTGCAACGCTAG
- the nadB gene encoding L-aspartate oxidase has protein sequence MNANREHQCDVLVVGSGAAGLSLALRVAEHAKVIVLSKGPRSEGSTYYAQGGIAAVFDESDSIESHVEDTQIAGAGLCEEDTVQFIAENAKECVQWLIDGGVPFDKDENSTEGQPKYHLTREGGHSHRRILHAADATGMAMQTSLQDNVNNHPNIEIFERHNALDLITEDKVGGSKDKVIGAYIWNRNQEHVETVRAKFVVLATGGASKVYQYTSNPDVSSGDGIAIAWRAGCRVANLEFNQFHPTCLFHPEARNFLLTEALRGEGAYLRRPDGSRFMKDFDERGELAPRDVVARAIDFEMKRLGADCMYVDISHKPEEFITTHFPMIHTRLMDLGIDMTKEPIPIVPAAHYTCGGVMVNKQGQTDLTNLYAIGEVSYTGLHGANRMASNSLLECVVYAWAAAKDIVENIDQSQLCAELPAWDESQVTNSDEEVIIQHNWHELRLFMWDYMGIVRTDKRLERAMRRIQMLQQETHEYYSYFKVSNNLLELRNLLQVAELMVRCAMQRKESRGLHYTLDYPELAKDSGPTILTPERNQS, from the coding sequence ATGAACGCAAACCGTGAACATCAGTGTGATGTATTAGTGGTAGGAAGTGGTGCGGCAGGCTTGTCATTAGCCTTACGTGTAGCAGAACATGCAAAAGTAATTGTATTAAGCAAAGGACCACGCAGCGAAGGATCGACGTATTACGCACAAGGTGGTATCGCCGCGGTGTTCGATGAGTCGGACAGTATTGAGTCTCATGTAGAAGATACTCAAATTGCTGGGGCTGGGTTATGCGAAGAAGATACAGTTCAATTCATTGCTGAAAATGCTAAAGAGTGTGTGCAATGGCTGATTGATGGTGGTGTTCCATTTGATAAAGATGAGAACAGCACGGAAGGCCAACCAAAATATCACCTCACTCGTGAGGGTGGCCACAGTCACCGCCGAATTCTGCACGCTGCCGATGCAACTGGCATGGCAATGCAAACCTCACTGCAAGATAACGTCAACAATCACCCAAACATCGAGATCTTTGAGCGCCACAATGCGCTAGATTTGATCACAGAAGATAAGGTTGGTGGTTCGAAAGACAAAGTTATCGGTGCCTACATTTGGAACCGTAACCAAGAACACGTTGAAACCGTGCGCGCTAAATTTGTTGTGTTAGCAACAGGCGGCGCTTCAAAAGTTTACCAATACACCTCTAACCCAGATGTCTCTTCAGGTGATGGTATTGCTATTGCTTGGCGTGCAGGTTGCCGTGTAGCCAACCTTGAGTTCAACCAGTTCCACCCGACTTGCTTGTTCCACCCAGAAGCGCGTAACTTCCTACTGACGGAAGCACTACGTGGTGAAGGTGCCTACCTGCGTCGTCCAGACGGTTCCCGCTTCATGAAGGACTTCGACGAGCGTGGTGAACTGGCTCCGCGTGATGTGGTTGCTCGTGCGATTGACTTCGAAATGAAGCGCCTAGGTGCCGACTGCATGTATGTTGATATCAGCCACAAGCCTGAAGAGTTCATCACCACGCATTTCCCAATGATCCACACTCGTTTGATGGATTTAGGGATTGATATGACCAAAGAGCCGATCCCGATCGTACCTGCTGCGCACTATACCTGCGGTGGTGTGATGGTGAATAAGCAAGGTCAAACCGACTTAACTAACTTATATGCGATTGGTGAAGTGAGTTACACCGGCTTACACGGTGCGAACCGCATGGCGTCAAACTCACTGCTTGAATGTGTTGTTTATGCTTGGGCAGCAGCAAAAGATATCGTTGAAAACATCGACCAATCTCAACTGTGCGCTGAACTGCCTGCATGGGACGAAAGCCAAGTCACCAACAGTGATGAAGAAGTGATCATTCAGCACAACTGGCACGAGCTAAGACTGTTCATGTGGGATTACATGGGTATTGTTCGAACGGATAAACGTCTAGAACGTGCAATGCGCCGTATTCAGATGCTGCAGCAAGAAACTCATGAGTACTACAGCTACTTTAAGGTTTCGAACAACCTATTAGAACTGCGTAACTTGCTACAAGTAGCTGAGCTTATGGTTCGCTGTGCGATGCAACGTAAAGAGAGCCGCGGCTTACACTACACGTTGGATTACCCAGAACTTGCAAAAGACAGTGGCCCAACGATTCTGACGCCAGAGAGAAACCAGTCGTAA